A genomic region of Miscanthus floridulus cultivar M001 chromosome 3, ASM1932011v1, whole genome shotgun sequence contains the following coding sequences:
- the LOC136541294 gene encoding uncharacterized protein: MAEIVSSALVHETVSQLLSNLVQKYEYKEESRANRNLERLEMSHIRLEAALETSEKWQITDASLLRWRRKLKRAAQESDDTLHKCKQRILEDEHTEKEVRNSSFPVRIAHTTRSFVFSIVSSNKDESSSSAVRRFEWFADGASEFLRLLELGGRPRYHMPFDPLVRHLLNGKKLQDRIIQANKRPLFLQLVAYINAGYGIEAKFILMQTDDNASSTDIVGMAIQCLQLYAPLFNFKSAVETVKNKLVQLPTEDFSWVQMLIHITKNIGIIFTGLAQIGFAQTHYVASSMISTSSVMVVESQRSQDHQMFFWNQLLKYICSAMSQSWTATNIGPYCLKPKILYKILHT, encoded by the coding sequence ATGGCGGAGATTGTCAGCTCTGCACTTGTCCATGAGACAGTCAGCCAACTCCTATCCAATCTGGTTCAGAAATATGAGTACAAAGAGGAATCAAGAGCCAACAGAAACTTGGAGAGGCTAGAGATGTCACACATCAGACTGGAGGCTGCTCTTGAGACATCAGAGAAGTGGCAGATCACTGATGCATCCTTGCTGCGTTGGCGCAGGAAGCTGAAGCGTGCTGCTCAAGAGTCTGATGACACACTGCATAAATGCAAGCAGAGGATTCTCGAAGACGAACATACAGAGAAGGAGGTGAGAAACTCCTCATTTCCTGTACGTATAGCGCATACTACCAGGTCGTTTGTTTTCTCCATCGTTAGCTCCAACAAAGACGAGTCGAGCAGTTCTGCTGTTCGAAGATTTGAGTGGTTCGCAGATGGTGCTAGCGAGTTTCTCAGATTACTAGAGCTTGGTGGCAGGCCACGCTACCACATGCCCTTTGACCCTCTTGTTAGGCATCTTCTGAATGGCAAGAAACTACAGGACAGAATCATTCAGGCAAACAAGCGTCCTTTGTTTCTACAGTTGGTGGCCTATATTAATGCAGGCTATGGAATAGAGGCTAAATTCATCTTGATGCAGACAGATGATAATGCATCGAGTACTGACATAGTAGGGATGGCAATTCAGTGCCTACAGCTGTATGCTCCTCTTTTCAATTTCAAGTCTGCAGTTGAAACCGTTAAGAATAAACTTGTGCAACTACCTACAGAAGATTTCTCATGGGTGCAAATGTTGATACACATAACAAAGAACATTGGGATAATCTTCACAGGTTTGGCACAGATTGGTTTCGCCCAAACCCACTATGTTGCAAGCAGCATGATCAGCACAAGCTCTGTCATGGTAGTAGAAAGTCAAAGAAGTCAAGATCACCAGATGTTTTTCTGGAACCAGTTATTGAAGTACATCTGTAGTGCCATGTCTCAGTCTTGGACTGCGACCAACATAGGTCCTTACTGCCTGAAACCAAAAATTCTCTACAAGATTCTCCATACCTGA